Proteins co-encoded in one Mycobacterium mantenii genomic window:
- a CDS encoding DUF3060 domain-containing protein, which yields MPAYIRDHSLRLAVLTVTPAAAALVLAGCSSTANPPAGSSTTTTKSTATTTSAGAAPTTGSSGASTTASIEIGNTINYGSMGTTTTLDCASGKSLNVGGSDNTLTITGTCETATVSGTNNKITFDKVNTRITVLGMNNTITYKDGDPKVDKIGQSNTITKGS from the coding sequence ATGCCCGCCTACATCCGTGACCACTCACTGCGCCTGGCCGTGCTCACCGTGACACCGGCGGCCGCGGCCCTGGTGCTGGCCGGCTGCAGTTCGACGGCCAACCCGCCGGCGGGCTCCTCGACGACCACCACCAAGAGCACCGCGACGACGACCAGTGCCGGTGCGGCGCCGACGACGGGATCGAGCGGTGCGAGCACCACCGCGTCCATCGAGATCGGCAACACGATCAACTACGGATCTATGGGCACCACCACCACCCTGGACTGCGCCAGCGGCAAGTCGCTGAACGTCGGCGGCTCGGACAACACCCTGACGATCACGGGTACCTGCGAGACGGCCACCGTCAGCGGCACCAACAACAAGATCACCTTCGACAAGGTCAACACCCGCATCACCGTGCTGGGGATGAACAACACCATCACCTACAAAGACGGTGACCCCAAGGTCGACAAGATCGGCCAGAGCAACACGATCACCAAGGGCAGCTGA
- a CDS encoding crotonase/enoyl-CoA hydratase family protein, translating to MTDPVRIERNGPVTTVIINRPAARNAVNGPTAAALYSAFEEFDRDDSASVAVLWGDNGTFCAGADLKAFGTPDANAVHRTGPGPMGPTRMVLSKPVIAAVSGYAVAGGLELATWCDLRVAEEGAVFGVFCRRWGVPLIDGGTVRLPRLIGHSRAMDMILTGRAVAADEALAIGLANRVVPKGQARQAAEELAAQLAALPQQCLRSDRLSALHQWGTTESDALDFEFASISRVAAEANEGAGRFAAGAGRHGAPAG from the coding sequence ATGACTGATCCGGTGCGTATCGAGCGCAACGGCCCGGTGACCACGGTGATCATCAACCGGCCGGCGGCGCGCAACGCGGTCAACGGCCCGACGGCGGCCGCGCTGTACTCGGCGTTCGAGGAGTTCGACCGCGACGACTCCGCATCGGTGGCGGTGCTGTGGGGCGATAACGGAACATTCTGCGCCGGAGCCGATTTGAAGGCCTTCGGCACACCCGACGCCAACGCCGTGCATCGCACCGGCCCGGGCCCGATGGGCCCGACGCGGATGGTGCTGTCCAAACCCGTCATCGCCGCGGTCAGCGGCTACGCCGTCGCCGGCGGCTTGGAGCTGGCCACCTGGTGCGACCTTCGGGTGGCCGAGGAGGGCGCCGTGTTCGGTGTGTTCTGCCGGCGCTGGGGGGTCCCCCTCATCGACGGTGGCACCGTGCGGCTGCCCCGGCTGATCGGACACAGCCGCGCGATGGACATGATCCTCACCGGCCGCGCGGTCGCCGCCGACGAAGCCCTGGCGATCGGGTTGGCGAATCGGGTGGTCCCCAAGGGCCAGGCGCGCCAGGCCGCCGAGGAATTGGCCGCGCAACTGGCGGCGCTGCCCCAGCAATGCCTGCGCTCGGATCGGCTCTCAGCGTTACACCAATGGGGGACAACGGAATCCGACGCGCTCGACTTCGAATTCGCCAGCATCTCGCGGGTGGCCGCGGAGGCCAACGAGGGGGCCGGGCGCTTCGCGGCGGGCGCGGGACGGCACGGGGCGCCGGCCGGCTAG
- a CDS encoding PaaX family transcriptional regulator C-terminal domain-containing protein — translation MPDMTARSVVLSVLLGAHPAHARANELVRLTSDFGIKESTLRVALTRMVGAGDLIRSADGYRLSDRLLARQRRQDDAIDPRVRPWHGEWVTLIVTSVGNDARTRAALRTALHDKRFGELREGVWMRPDNIDAEPGPDVTAQARVLRARDDHPDELAAQLWDLPAWAQTGHRLLDEIAAAPDIPGRFVVAAATVRHLLTDPVLPDELLPADWPGARLRAAYHDFAAELLRRREPLFAEAT, via the coding sequence ATGCCGGACATGACCGCACGGTCGGTGGTGCTCAGCGTGCTGCTCGGCGCGCACCCCGCGCACGCTCGTGCCAACGAATTAGTAAGGCTCACTTCTGATTTTGGCATCAAGGAGTCGACGTTGCGGGTAGCGCTGACCCGCATGGTCGGTGCCGGCGACCTGATCCGCTCCGCGGACGGCTACCGGCTCTCGGATCGCCTGCTGGCCCGCCAGCGGCGGCAGGACGACGCCATCGACCCGCGGGTCCGGCCCTGGCACGGGGAGTGGGTCACGCTCATCGTGACCAGCGTGGGCAACGACGCGCGTACCCGCGCGGCGCTGCGAACCGCCCTGCACGACAAGCGGTTCGGTGAACTCCGCGAAGGCGTGTGGATGCGCCCCGACAACATCGACGCGGAGCCCGGCCCCGACGTCACGGCCCAGGCGCGGGTGCTGCGCGCGCGCGACGACCACCCCGACGAGCTCGCCGCCCAGCTATGGGACCTGCCCGCCTGGGCCCAGACCGGGCATCGGCTGCTCGACGAGATAGCCGCCGCGCCAGACATTCCCGGTCGTTTCGTGGTGGCGGCGGCGACGGTGCGCCACCTGCTCACCGACCCGGTGCTGCCCGACGAGTTACTGCCGGCCGACTGGCCTGGCGCCCGATTGCGCGCGGCCTACCACGACTTCGCCGCTGAGCTGCTCAGGCGGCGCGAACCACTATTTGCGGAGGCGACATGA
- the tuf gene encoding elongation factor Tu encodes MAKAKFERTKPHVNIGTIGHVDHGKTTLTAAITKVLHDKYPNLNESRAFDQIDNAPEERQRGITINISHVEYQTEKRHYAHVDAPGHADYIKNMITGAAQMDGAILVVAATDGPMPQTREHVLLARQVGVPYILVALNKADMVDDEELLELVEMEVRELLAAQEFDEDAPVVRVSALKALEGDAKWVESVEQLMEAVDESIPDPVRETEKPFLMPVEDVFTITGRGTVVTGRVERGVINVNEEVEIVGIKPTSTKTTVTGVEMFRKLLDQGQAGDNVGLLLRGIKREDVERGQVVVKPGTTTPHTEFEGSVYILSKDEGGRHTPFFNNYRPQFYFRTTDVTGVVTLPEGTEMVMPGDNTNISVKLIQPVAMDDGLRFAIREGGRTVGAGRVVKIIK; translated from the coding sequence GTGGCGAAGGCGAAGTTCGAGCGGACGAAGCCGCACGTCAACATCGGGACCATTGGTCACGTTGACCACGGCAAGACCACGCTGACCGCGGCTATCACCAAGGTTCTGCACGACAAGTACCCCAACCTGAACGAGTCCCGCGCGTTCGACCAGATCGACAACGCGCCCGAGGAGCGTCAGCGCGGTATCACGATCAACATCTCCCACGTGGAGTATCAGACCGAGAAGCGTCACTACGCCCACGTCGACGCCCCGGGTCACGCCGACTACATCAAGAACATGATCACCGGCGCGGCTCAGATGGACGGGGCGATCCTGGTGGTCGCCGCCACCGACGGCCCCATGCCGCAGACCCGTGAGCACGTGCTGCTCGCGCGTCAGGTCGGCGTGCCCTACATCCTGGTCGCCCTGAACAAGGCCGACATGGTCGACGACGAGGAGCTGCTCGAGCTCGTCGAGATGGAGGTCCGCGAGCTGCTGGCCGCCCAGGAGTTCGACGAGGACGCCCCGGTGGTGCGGGTCTCCGCGCTCAAGGCGCTCGAGGGCGACGCCAAGTGGGTCGAGTCCGTCGAGCAGCTGATGGAGGCTGTCGACGAGTCGATCCCGGACCCGGTCCGTGAGACCGAGAAGCCGTTCCTGATGCCGGTGGAGGACGTCTTCACCATCACCGGGCGTGGCACGGTGGTCACCGGCCGTGTCGAGCGCGGTGTGATCAACGTGAACGAAGAAGTCGAGATCGTCGGTATCAAGCCGACCAGCACCAAGACCACGGTCACCGGTGTGGAGATGTTCCGCAAGCTGCTCGACCAGGGCCAGGCCGGCGACAACGTCGGTCTGCTGCTGCGTGGTATCAAGCGTGAGGACGTCGAGCGTGGCCAGGTTGTGGTCAAGCCCGGCACCACCACGCCGCACACCGAGTTCGAGGGCAGCGTCTACATCCTGTCCAAGGACGAGGGCGGCCGGCACACGCCGTTCTTCAACAACTACCGCCCGCAGTTCTACTTCCGCACCACCGATGTGACAGGTGTGGTGACGCTGCCGGAGGGCACCGAAATGGTGATGCCCGGTGACAACACCAACATCTCGGTGAAGCTGATCCAGCCCGTCGCCATGGACGACGGTCTGCGGTTCGCGATCCGTGAGGGTGGCCGCACCGTCGGCGCCGGCCGGGTCGTCAAGATCATCAAGTAG
- a CDS encoding crotonase/enoyl-CoA hydratase family protein has protein sequence MTHAIRPVDFDNLKTMTYEVTDRVARITFNRPEKGNAIVADTPLELSALVERADLDPNVHVILVSGRGEGFCAGFDLSAYADRTGSAGGTGAYKGTVLDGKTQAVNHLPDQPWDPMIDYQMMSRFVRGFSSLMHADKPTVVKIHGYCVAGGTDIALHADQVIVAADAKIGYPPTRVWGVPAAGLWAHRLGDQRAKRLLFTGDCITGAQAAEWGLAVEAPDPADLDERTERLVERIAAVPVNQLIMVKLALNSALLQQGVATSRMVSTVFDGVARHTPEGHAFVADATEHGFREAVRHRDEPFGDHGRRASQV, from the coding sequence ATGACTCACGCGATCAGGCCGGTCGACTTCGACAACCTGAAGACGATGACCTACGAGGTCACCGATCGGGTTGCCCGGATCACCTTCAACCGGCCGGAAAAGGGCAACGCGATCGTCGCGGACACCCCGCTGGAGCTCTCTGCGCTGGTGGAGCGCGCCGACCTCGACCCGAATGTGCACGTCATCCTGGTGTCCGGTCGCGGCGAGGGCTTCTGCGCGGGATTCGACCTGAGCGCCTATGCGGACCGCACCGGCTCGGCGGGCGGCACCGGCGCGTACAAGGGCACCGTGCTGGACGGAAAAACCCAGGCGGTCAACCACTTACCCGACCAGCCGTGGGACCCCATGATCGACTACCAGATGATGAGCCGGTTCGTGCGGGGCTTCTCCAGCCTGATGCACGCCGATAAGCCGACGGTGGTCAAGATCCACGGCTACTGCGTGGCCGGCGGCACCGACATCGCGCTGCACGCCGACCAGGTGATCGTCGCGGCCGATGCCAAGATCGGCTACCCGCCCACCCGCGTGTGGGGCGTCCCGGCCGCGGGCCTGTGGGCGCACCGCCTCGGCGACCAGCGCGCCAAAAGGCTGCTGTTCACCGGCGACTGCATCACCGGCGCCCAGGCCGCGGAATGGGGGCTGGCGGTCGAGGCGCCAGACCCGGCGGACCTCGACGAGCGCACGGAGCGACTGGTCGAACGGATCGCCGCGGTGCCCGTCAACCAGCTGATCATGGTCAAGCTCGCGCTGAATTCGGCGCTGCTGCAACAGGGCGTGGCCACCAGCCGCATGGTCAGCACCGTGTTCGACGGTGTCGCCCGGCACACCCCGGAGGGCCACGCCTTCGTCGCCGACGCCACCGAGCACGGCTTCCGGGAAGCGGTACGGCATCGCGACGAGCCTTTCGGCGACCACGGCCGCCGCGCCTCCCAGGTGTAG
- the rpsG gene encoding 30S ribosomal protein S7 has protein sequence MPRKGPAPKRPLVNDPVYGSQLVTQLVNKVLLDGKKSLAERIVYGALENARDKTGTDPVITLKRAMDNVKPSLEVRSRRVGGATYQVPVEVRPDRSVTLALRWLVSFSKQRREKTMVERLANEILDASNGLGAAVKRREDTHKMAEANRAFAHYRW, from the coding sequence ATGCCGCGCAAGGGGCCCGCGCCGAAGCGTCCATTGGTCAATGACCCGGTCTACGGGTCGCAGCTGGTGACGCAGCTGGTGAACAAAGTTCTGCTGGACGGGAAGAAATCGCTGGCCGAACGCATTGTTTATGGAGCGCTCGAGAACGCCCGGGATAAGACGGGCACTGACCCGGTGATCACGCTCAAGCGCGCGATGGACAACGTCAAGCCCTCCCTCGAGGTGCGCAGCCGCCGCGTCGGTGGCGCTACGTACCAGGTCCCGGTCGAGGTGCGTCCCGATCGCTCGGTGACGCTGGCGCTGCGTTGGCTGGTCAGTTTCTCCAAGCAACGCCGCGAAAAGACCATGGTCGAGCGGCTCGCCAACGAGATCCTGGATGCCAGCAATGGCCTCGGAGCCGCCGTCAAGCGGCGCGAGGACACCCACAAGATGGCCGAGGCCAACCGCGCCTTCGCGCACTATCGCTGGTAG
- a CDS encoding DUF3060 domain-containing protein, with translation MKWTTVAGSLATCVIAVAAAALPVAQAKNGDTHIIGQDIEQTIDCNDATLMVNGTGINVTALGNCYAVTVMGSSNTVIADSVSHDITVYGYNETVFYKSGQPALWDRGRELGMTNRLQQVPG, from the coding sequence GTGAAGTGGACGACTGTCGCCGGGTCACTGGCCACCTGTGTCATCGCCGTCGCCGCGGCCGCCCTGCCGGTCGCGCAGGCCAAGAACGGCGACACCCACATCATCGGGCAGGACATCGAGCAGACGATCGACTGCAACGACGCCACGCTGATGGTCAACGGCACCGGCATCAACGTCACCGCGCTGGGCAACTGCTACGCCGTGACGGTGATGGGTTCGTCGAACACCGTGATCGCCGACTCGGTGTCGCACGACATCACCGTGTACGGCTACAACGAGACGGTGTTCTACAAGAGCGGTCAGCCCGCCCTGTGGGACCGCGGCCGCGAACTGGGCATGACCAATCGGCTCCAGCAGGTGCCGGGCTAA
- the rpsL gene encoding 30S ribosomal protein S12 encodes MPTIQQLVRKGRRDKVAKVKTAALKGSPQRRGVCTRVYTTTPKKPNSALRKVARVKLTSQVEVTAYIPGEGHNLQEHSMVLVRGGRVKDLPGVRYKIIRGSLDTQGVKNRKQARSRYGAKKEKS; translated from the coding sequence ATGCCAACCATTCAGCAGCTGGTCCGCAAGGGTCGCCGCGACAAGGTCGCCAAGGTCAAGACCGCGGCCCTGAAGGGCAGCCCGCAGCGCCGTGGCGTATGCACCCGCGTGTACACCACCACCCCGAAGAAGCCGAACTCGGCGCTTCGGAAGGTCGCCCGCGTGAAGCTGACGAGCCAGGTTGAGGTCACCGCCTACATCCCCGGGGAGGGCCACAACCTGCAGGAGCACTCGATGGTGCTGGTGCGTGGTGGCCGAGTCAAGGACCTGCCCGGTGTCCGGTACAAGATCATCCGCGGCTCACTCGACACTCAGGGTGTCAAGAACCGCAAGCAGGCTCGCAGCCGTTACGGCGCCAAGAAGGAGAAGAGCTGA
- a CDS encoding TetR/AcrR family transcriptional regulator → MAAPPDPPPAVGRQRAGRPASRPAKLSRDGIIDGALTFLDREGWDALTINALAMQLGTKGPSLYNHVDSLEDLRRAVRIRVIDDIITMLNRVGQGRARDDAVLVMAGAYRSYAHHHPGRYSAFTRMPLGGDDPEYTAATRGAAAPVIAVLSSYGLDGEAAFHAALEFWSALHGFVLLEMTGVMDDIDTDALFSDMVLRLAAGLEKRTAHDGARG, encoded by the coding sequence ATGGCAGCTCCACCGGATCCGCCGCCGGCGGTCGGGCGCCAGCGCGCGGGACGGCCCGCCTCCCGTCCGGCCAAGCTGAGCCGGGACGGGATCATCGACGGCGCCCTGACGTTCTTGGATCGCGAGGGCTGGGACGCCCTGACCATCAACGCGCTGGCGATGCAGCTGGGCACCAAGGGGCCGTCGCTGTACAACCACGTCGACAGCCTGGAAGACCTGCGCCGCGCGGTGCGGATCCGCGTGATCGACGACATCATCACGATGCTCAACCGGGTCGGTCAGGGCCGCGCCCGCGACGACGCGGTGCTGGTGATGGCGGGCGCCTACCGCAGCTATGCCCACCACCACCCGGGCCGCTACTCGGCCTTCACCCGGATGCCGCTGGGCGGTGACGATCCCGAATACACCGCCGCGACCCGCGGGGCGGCCGCACCGGTGATCGCCGTGCTGTCCTCCTACGGCCTGGACGGCGAGGCGGCCTTCCACGCCGCGCTGGAGTTCTGGTCCGCCCTGCACGGCTTCGTTTTGCTGGAGATGACCGGTGTCATGGACGACATCGACACCGACGCACTGTTCTCCGACATGGTGCTGCGGTTGGCGGCCGGGCTGGAAAAGCGCACCGCCCACGACGGCGCCAGGGGTTAG
- the fusA gene encoding elongation factor G, translating to MAQKDVLTDLTKVRNIGIMAHIDAGKTTTTERILYYTGISYKIGEVHDGAATMDWMEQEQERGITITSAATTCFWKDNQINIIDTPGHVDFTVEVERSLRVLDGAVAVFDGKEGVEPQSEQVWRQADKYDVPRICFVNKMDKIGADFYFSVRTMEERLGANAIPIQLPVGSEGDFEGIVDLVEMNAKVWRGETKLGETYDTIDIPAEMADKVEEYRTKLLEAVAETDEALLEKYLGGEELTVEEIKGAIRKLTISSEAYPVLCGSAFKNKGVQPMLDAVIDYLPSPLDVPPAVGHAPGKEDEEVTRNPSTDEPFSALAFKVATHPFFGKLTYVRVYSGKVDSGSQVINATKGKKERLGKLFQMHSNKENPVETASAGHIYAVIGLKDTTTGDTLSDPNQQVVLESMTFPDPVIEVAIEPKTKSDQEKLSLSIQKLAEEDPTFKVHQDSETGQTVIGGMGELHLDILVDRMRREFKVEANVGKPQVAYKETIKRTVEKVEFTHKKQTGGSGQFAKVLISLEPFHGEDGATYEFENKVTGGRIPREYIPSVDAGAQDAMQYGVLAGYPLVNLKVTLLDGAFHEVDSSEMAFKIAGSQVLKKAAAQAQPVILEPIMAVEVTTPEDYMGDVIGDLNSRRGQIQAMEERSGARVVKAHVPLSEMFGYVGDLRSKTQGRANYSMVFDSYAEVPANVSKEIIAKATGQ from the coding sequence GTGGCACAGAAGGACGTGCTGACCGACCTGACCAAGGTCCGCAACATCGGCATCATGGCGCACATCGACGCCGGCAAGACGACGACGACCGAGCGCATCCTCTACTACACCGGTATCAGCTACAAGATCGGTGAGGTGCACGACGGCGCCGCCACCATGGACTGGATGGAGCAGGAGCAGGAGCGTGGGATCACCATCACCTCCGCCGCCACCACCTGCTTCTGGAAAGACAACCAGATCAACATCATTGACACGCCTGGCCACGTCGACTTCACCGTCGAGGTGGAACGCAGCCTGCGCGTGCTCGACGGTGCCGTCGCCGTCTTCGACGGCAAGGAAGGTGTCGAGCCGCAGTCCGAGCAGGTCTGGCGGCAGGCCGACAAGTACGACGTCCCGCGCATCTGCTTCGTCAACAAGATGGACAAGATCGGGGCCGACTTCTACTTCTCGGTGAGGACCATGGAGGAGCGCCTCGGCGCCAACGCCATCCCGATCCAGCTGCCCGTCGGCTCCGAGGGCGACTTCGAGGGCATCGTCGACCTGGTCGAGATGAACGCCAAGGTGTGGCGCGGCGAGACGAAGCTGGGCGAAACCTACGACACCATCGACATCCCGGCCGAGATGGCCGACAAGGTCGAGGAGTACCGCACCAAACTGCTCGAGGCCGTCGCCGAGACCGACGAGGCGCTGCTGGAGAAGTACCTCGGCGGGGAGGAGCTCACCGTCGAGGAGATCAAGGGCGCCATCCGCAAGCTGACCATCAGCTCGGAGGCGTACCCGGTGCTGTGCGGCAGCGCGTTCAAGAACAAGGGCGTGCAGCCCATGCTGGACGCCGTCATCGACTACCTGCCCTCGCCGCTGGACGTACCCCCGGCCGTCGGCCACGCGCCGGGCAAGGAGGACGAAGAGGTCACCCGCAACCCCTCGACCGACGAGCCGTTCTCCGCGTTGGCGTTCAAGGTCGCGACGCACCCGTTCTTCGGCAAGCTGACCTACGTCCGCGTGTACTCGGGGAAGGTCGACTCCGGCAGTCAGGTCATCAACGCCACCAAGGGCAAAAAGGAGCGGCTGGGCAAGCTGTTCCAGATGCACTCCAACAAGGAGAACCCGGTGGAGACCGCCTCGGCCGGCCACATCTATGCGGTGATCGGGCTGAAGGACACCACCACCGGTGACACCCTGAGCGACCCGAACCAGCAGGTCGTGCTGGAGTCGATGACCTTCCCCGACCCGGTCATCGAGGTGGCTATCGAGCCCAAGACCAAGAGCGACCAGGAGAAGCTGTCGCTGTCGATCCAGAAGCTCGCCGAGGAGGACCCGACCTTCAAGGTTCACCAGGACTCAGAGACCGGCCAGACCGTGATCGGCGGGATGGGCGAGTTGCACCTGGACATCCTGGTGGACCGGATGCGCCGCGAGTTCAAGGTCGAGGCCAACGTCGGTAAGCCGCAGGTCGCCTACAAGGAGACCATCAAGCGGACGGTGGAAAAGGTCGAGTTCACTCACAAGAAGCAGACCGGCGGTTCCGGCCAGTTCGCCAAGGTGCTGATCAGCCTCGAACCGTTCCACGGCGAAGACGGTGCGACCTACGAATTCGAGAACAAGGTCACCGGTGGACGTATCCCGCGTGAGTACATCCCGTCGGTGGACGCCGGCGCGCAGGACGCCATGCAGTACGGCGTGCTGGCCGGTTACCCGCTGGTCAACTTGAAGGTCACCCTGCTCGACGGGGCTTTCCACGAGGTCGACTCGTCGGAGATGGCCTTCAAGATCGCCGGTTCGCAGGTGCTGAAAAAGGCTGCGGCGCAAGCGCAGCCAGTCATCCTGGAACCGATCATGGCCGTCGAGGTCACCACGCCCGAGGACTATATGGGCGACGTGATCGGCGACCTGAACTCTCGCCGTGGCCAGATCCAGGCCATGGAGGAGCGGAGCGGTGCGCGCGTCGTCAAGGCGCATGTGCCGCTGTCGGAGATGTTCGGCTACGTCGGCGACCTGCGGTCCAAGACCCAAGGCCGGGCGAACTACTCCATGGTCTTCGACTCGTACGCCGAAGTGCCGGCGAACGTGTCAAAGGAGATCATCGCGAAGGCGACCGGTCAGTGA